One genomic segment of Burkholderia pyrrocinia includes these proteins:
- a CDS encoding NAD(P)H-hydrate dehydratase: MTVTRPLPDSDPIALLRVADLRAAEADAAAALPPHTLMGRAGAAAARWLSERVAGDDRPVWFAVGPGNNGGDALVAAAQLQQLGVATQAWMPVPVKPDDALWALGLARAAGVPLSATPPASLDGYAWVVDGLFGIGLRRALDGAFAEQATRIAAHAHSGGRVLALDVPSGLDSDTGRIVGAGVAVAATHTLTFIGAKPGLYTGDGRDLAGEIAVASLDVAPPAAPAIVLNAPARFAAALPARAFASHKGTFGSLAVLGGDTGMCGAPILAARAALFAGAGKVHVGFLGAGAPPYDPPFPELMLHPADGLDLGAMTAIAAGCGLGTREAAATLVRDVLAHDAVTLLDADALNLVATHADLAAAVASRGARGNPCVLTPHPLEAARLLGSDTATVQLDRVAAAQALAARHAAIVVLKGSGTVIAAPDGRVTINPTGNAALATGGTGDVLGGLIGALLAQRVGPYEAALAGVYLHGLAADTLTAHGTGPAGLTAGELAPMVRTLINRLFYPSPRADT; encoded by the coding sequence ATGACCGTTACCCGCCCGCTTCCCGACTCCGATCCGATCGCGCTGCTGCGCGTCGCCGACCTGCGCGCGGCGGAAGCCGACGCCGCCGCGGCGCTGCCGCCGCACACGCTGATGGGCCGCGCAGGTGCCGCCGCCGCGCGCTGGCTGTCCGAGCGCGTCGCCGGCGACGACCGCCCCGTGTGGTTCGCGGTCGGCCCCGGCAACAACGGCGGCGACGCGCTGGTGGCCGCCGCGCAGCTCCAGCAGCTCGGCGTCGCGACGCAGGCGTGGATGCCGGTGCCGGTCAAGCCGGACGACGCGTTATGGGCGCTCGGCCTCGCGCGCGCGGCCGGCGTACCGCTGTCGGCAACGCCGCCCGCATCGCTCGACGGTTACGCATGGGTCGTCGACGGGCTGTTCGGCATCGGTCTCCGCCGCGCGCTCGACGGCGCGTTCGCCGAGCAGGCCACGCGCATTGCCGCGCATGCGCACAGCGGCGGCCGCGTACTCGCGCTTGACGTGCCGAGCGGGCTCGACAGCGATACGGGCCGGATCGTCGGCGCGGGCGTCGCCGTCGCGGCCACGCATACGCTCACCTTCATCGGCGCGAAGCCGGGCCTCTACACGGGCGACGGCCGCGACCTCGCCGGCGAGATCGCCGTCGCATCGCTCGACGTCGCGCCGCCCGCCGCACCGGCCATCGTGCTGAACGCGCCCGCGCGATTCGCTGCGGCCCTGCCCGCGCGCGCATTTGCGTCCCATAAGGGTACGTTCGGCAGCCTCGCGGTGCTCGGCGGCGACACGGGCATGTGCGGTGCGCCGATCCTGGCCGCGCGTGCCGCGCTGTTCGCGGGCGCCGGCAAGGTGCACGTCGGCTTCCTCGGCGCCGGCGCGCCGCCGTACGACCCGCCGTTCCCCGAACTGATGTTGCATCCGGCCGACGGCCTCGACCTCGGCGCGATGACCGCGATCGCGGCCGGCTGCGGCCTCGGCACGCGCGAGGCCGCGGCAACGCTCGTGCGCGACGTGCTCGCGCACGACGCCGTGACACTGCTCGATGCCGACGCGCTGAACCTCGTCGCGACGCACGCGGACCTCGCGGCCGCCGTCGCCTCGCGCGGCGCGCGCGGCAATCCGTGCGTGCTGACCCCGCATCCGCTCGAGGCCGCGCGGCTGCTCGGCAGCGACACGGCGACGGTGCAGCTCGATCGCGTCGCAGCCGCGCAGGCGCTCGCCGCGCGCCATGCGGCCATCGTCGTGCTGAAAGGCTCGGGTACGGTCATTGCGGCACCCGACGGCCGCGTGACGATCAACCCGACCGGCAACGCGGCGCTCGCCACCGGCGGCACCGGCGACGTACTCGGCGGCCTGATCGGCGCGTTGCTCGCGCAGCGCGTCGGCCCGTACGAAGCGGCGCTCGCGGGCGTCTACCTGCACGGCCTCGCGGCCGACACGCTGACCGCGCACGGTACCGGCCCGGCCGGGCTCACGGCCGGCGAACTCGCACCGATGGTGCGCACGCTGATCAATCGCCTTTTTTATCCGTCGCCGCGCGCCGACACATAA
- the pgi gene encoding glucose-6-phosphate isomerase: MTLNSLPAWTALQSHFEQIRHARLRDWFAPENDRAPTRAERFTIAGGGLAADLSKNRINDETLRLLVQLARDAGVEARRDAMFAGEIVNPTEGRAALHTALRATDPQAPFHAQVSAERAKMATFARAVRSGTWTGYTGKRIRHVINIGIGGSDLGPKMVVHALHHVATPEISTHFVSNVDGADLARVLEQVDPEETLAIIVSKTFTTLETMTNARSLRDWFVARGCPEDALAKHFVGVSANPAEVVKFGIAADNVFEMWDWVGGRYSLWSAVGLSIMIAIGPEQFDELLAGANDMDRHFRAAPLERNLPVLLGLIGIWYRNFFGSQSYLVAPYSEALHYLPSYLQQLEMESNGKSARLDGTFVDYPTSAVTWGEPGTNGQHAFFQMLHQGPTIVPIDFIAVLTPEHPLASHHPKLLANCFAQSEALMLGRTLEEARKVAGPGKEALAPHLTFPGNRPTTTLLVDALTPRTLGALIALYEHKVLVQATVWDINPFDQWGVELGKILGKVVEADLSAESVEPAKHDSSTTALIECARAALKR; the protein is encoded by the coding sequence ATGACGCTGAATTCGCTCCCCGCCTGGACTGCCCTTCAATCCCACTTCGAACAGATCCGCCACGCCCGGCTGCGCGACTGGTTCGCGCCGGAAAACGACCGCGCGCCGACCCGCGCCGAACGCTTCACGATCGCGGGCGGCGGTCTCGCGGCCGATCTCTCGAAGAACCGCATCAATGACGAAACGCTGCGCCTGCTCGTGCAGCTCGCGCGCGACGCAGGCGTCGAAGCGCGCCGCGACGCGATGTTCGCGGGCGAGATCGTCAACCCGACCGAAGGCCGCGCCGCGTTGCACACCGCGCTGCGCGCGACCGACCCGCAAGCGCCGTTCCACGCGCAGGTGAGCGCCGAGCGCGCGAAGATGGCGACCTTCGCGCGCGCCGTGCGCAGCGGCACGTGGACGGGCTACACCGGCAAACGCATCCGCCACGTGATCAACATCGGCATCGGCGGCTCCGATCTCGGGCCGAAGATGGTCGTGCATGCGCTGCATCACGTCGCAACACCTGAAATCTCGACCCACTTCGTGTCGAACGTCGACGGCGCTGATCTCGCGCGCGTGCTCGAACAGGTCGATCCCGAGGAAACGCTCGCGATCATCGTGTCGAAGACCTTCACGACCCTCGAAACGATGACGAACGCACGCTCGCTGCGCGACTGGTTCGTCGCGCGCGGCTGCCCCGAGGACGCGCTCGCGAAGCACTTTGTCGGCGTGTCGGCGAACCCGGCCGAAGTCGTGAAGTTCGGCATCGCCGCGGACAACGTGTTCGAAATGTGGGACTGGGTCGGCGGCCGCTATTCGCTGTGGTCGGCGGTCGGCCTGTCGATCATGATCGCGATCGGCCCCGAGCAGTTCGACGAACTGCTGGCCGGCGCGAACGACATGGACCGCCATTTCCGCGCAGCGCCGCTCGAGCGCAACCTGCCGGTGCTGCTCGGCCTGATCGGCATCTGGTACCGGAATTTCTTCGGCTCGCAGAGCTATCTCGTCGCGCCGTATTCGGAAGCGCTGCACTACCTGCCGTCGTACCTGCAGCAGCTCGAAATGGAGAGCAACGGCAAATCCGCGCGCCTGGACGGCACCTTCGTCGATTACCCGACGTCGGCCGTCACGTGGGGCGAGCCGGGTACCAACGGCCAGCATGCGTTCTTCCAGATGCTGCACCAGGGGCCGACGATCGTGCCGATCGACTTCATCGCGGTGCTGACGCCCGAGCATCCGCTCGCGAGCCATCATCCGAAGCTGCTCGCGAACTGCTTCGCGCAGAGCGAGGCACTGATGCTCGGCCGCACGCTCGAAGAAGCACGCAAGGTCGCCGGGCCCGGCAAGGAAGCGCTCGCGCCGCACCTGACGTTCCCTGGCAACCGCCCGACGACGACACTGCTCGTCGATGCGCTGACGCCGCGCACGCTCGGCGCGCTGATCGCGCTTTACGAGCACAAGGTGCTCGTGCAGGCGACGGTGTGGGACATCAATCCGTTCGACCAGTGGGGCGTCGAACTCGGCAAGATTCTCGGCAAGGTCGTGGAAGCCGACCTGTCGGCCGAGTCGGTCGAGCCCGCGAAGCACGACTCGTCGACCACGGCGCTGATCGAATGCGCCCGCGCGGCGCTCAAGCGCTGA
- a CDS encoding SurA N-terminal domain-containing protein: protein MLDFFRNHQRLMMALLLLIVLPGLGFVGIQGFRGFFDDSANAAAVNGHKITRAEFDGAFRQQIDQARQALGGQFDIKMFDTPEHRKQVLDGLIQQRVLADETQRLHLTASDNAVRDALMSDPMIASLKKPDGSIDVERYAQLLSFQGMTPEQYQERVRYSLSLQQIPASIVSSAFTPKSLAQRLSELAAQQREVQALVLKTSDYASKVQPTDAQLAAYYDAHKQSLATPETATIQYLVYSPAAAAASAQPTDADIKKFYDDNPTHFRTEAQVRVSHIFIAAASSASAADKAAAKTKAEQLLADVKAHPDQFAQIAQKSSQDAPSAAKGGDLGFITRGSTAGGKAFDDAAFALKQGDVSGVVQSELGFHILKATEVKPEAVKPFAEVKDRIAVDLKQQYASKAFTDNAEGFTSTVYEKAKTLQPAADKYKLTIQTATVTPTPNPQLPPTSPLNNPKFLAAVFANDSVKNQNNTQAIDVGNNTLISARVTDYKPAAVPALDAVKDGVRQKVVAEQAAALAQKDGAAKLAELRKSKSADGFTAAQKVSRTQSQGLAPAALSAVYKVDAKTLPAYVGVDLGADGYAIYRVNAVIPGTAVDPQQLAAAQQQMAQVDAQSEGEAYLAALRDRSKVKLYGTTTSQSQDGGN from the coding sequence ATGCTCGATTTCTTCCGTAATCACCAGCGCCTGATGATGGCGCTCCTGCTCCTGATCGTGTTGCCGGGGCTGGGTTTCGTCGGGATCCAAGGCTTCCGCGGTTTCTTCGACGATAGTGCGAACGCCGCGGCGGTCAACGGGCACAAGATCACGCGGGCCGAATTCGACGGCGCGTTCCGCCAGCAGATCGACCAGGCGCGTCAGGCGCTCGGCGGGCAGTTCGACATCAAGATGTTCGATACGCCCGAGCATCGCAAGCAGGTGCTCGACGGCCTGATCCAGCAACGCGTGCTGGCCGACGAGACGCAGCGTCTGCACCTGACCGCGTCCGACAACGCCGTGCGCGATGCACTGATGAGCGACCCGATGATCGCGTCGCTGAAGAAGCCCGACGGTTCGATCGACGTCGAGCGCTACGCGCAACTGCTGTCGTTCCAGGGGATGACGCCCGAGCAGTACCAGGAGCGCGTGCGCTACAGCCTCTCGCTGCAGCAGATTCCGGCCAGCATCGTGTCGAGCGCGTTCACGCCGAAGAGCCTTGCGCAACGCCTGTCCGAACTCGCCGCGCAGCAGCGTGAAGTGCAGGCGCTGGTGCTGAAGACGAGCGACTACGCATCGAAGGTCCAGCCGACCGACGCGCAACTCGCCGCGTACTATGACGCGCACAAGCAGAGCCTCGCGACGCCTGAGACCGCGACGATCCAGTACCTCGTCTATTCGCCGGCCGCGGCGGCCGCAAGCGCGCAGCCGACCGATGCGGACATCAAGAAGTTCTACGACGACAACCCGACGCACTTCCGCACCGAAGCGCAGGTTCGCGTGAGCCACATCTTCATCGCCGCGGCGAGCAGCGCAAGCGCGGCCGACAAGGCGGCAGCGAAGACGAAGGCCGAGCAACTGCTCGCCGACGTGAAGGCGCATCCGGACCAGTTCGCGCAGATCGCGCAGAAGAGCTCGCAGGACGCGCCGTCGGCCGCGAAGGGCGGCGACCTCGGCTTCATCACGCGCGGCTCGACGGCGGGCGGCAAGGCGTTCGACGATGCCGCGTTCGCACTCAAGCAGGGCGACGTGAGCGGTGTCGTGCAGTCGGAGCTCGGCTTCCACATCCTGAAGGCGACCGAAGTGAAGCCGGAGGCCGTCAAGCCGTTCGCGGAAGTGAAGGACCGGATCGCGGTGGACCTGAAGCAGCAGTACGCATCGAAGGCGTTCACGGACAACGCGGAAGGCTTCACGTCGACCGTCTACGAAAAGGCGAAGACGCTGCAGCCGGCCGCCGACAAGTACAAGCTGACGATCCAGACGGCCACCGTCACGCCGACGCCGAATCCGCAACTGCCGCCGACGAGCCCGCTGAACAATCCAAAGTTCCTGGCCGCCGTGTTCGCGAACGATTCGGTGAAGAACCAGAACAACACGCAGGCGATCGACGTCGGCAACAACACGCTGATCTCGGCGCGCGTGACCGACTACAAGCCGGCTGCGGTGCCCGCGCTCGACGCGGTCAAGGACGGCGTGCGCCAGAAGGTCGTCGCCGAGCAGGCCGCGGCACTCGCGCAGAAGGACGGTGCAGCGAAGCTTGCCGAGTTGCGGAAGTCGAAGTCGGCCGACGGATTCACGGCAGCGCAGAAGGTGTCGCGCACGCAGTCGCAGGGCCTGGCGCCGGCTGCGCTGAGCGCCGTCTACAAGGTCGATGCGAAGACGCTGCCGGCTTACGTCGGGGTCGATCTCGGCGCGGACGGCTACGCGATCTATCGCGTGAACGCGGTGATCCCTGGTACGGCGGTTGATCCGCAGCAGCTGGCGGCCGCGCAGCAGCAGATGGCGCAGGTCGACGCGCAAAGCGAAGGCGAAGCGTATCTTGCCGCGCTGCGCGATCGCTCGAAGGTGAAGCTGTACGGGACGACGACCAGCCAGTCGCAGGACGGCGGCAACTGA
- a CDS encoding ABC transporter ATP-binding protein has protein sequence MFKITDPIIEVHDVCKRVADATGELTILDGITLAVRPGSSLAIVGASGSGKSTLLGLLAGLDSATSGTVRLLGRALDQLDEDERAALRNGAVGFVFQSFQLMPHLTALENVMLPLELQGGISARDAANRARALLVQVGLGERTAHYPKLLSGGEQQRVALARAFVTHPAILFADEPTGSLDAATGHAVIDLMFELNRTHGATLVLVTHDAELARRCATTVTLDTGRIVEPHAAQRGA, from the coding sequence ATGTTCAAGATTACCGATCCGATCATCGAAGTCCATGACGTGTGCAAGCGGGTCGCCGACGCAACGGGCGAGCTGACGATACTCGACGGCATCACACTCGCCGTGCGGCCGGGCAGCAGCCTCGCGATCGTCGGCGCGTCGGGTTCGGGCAAGTCGACGCTGCTCGGCCTGCTTGCGGGGTTGGACAGCGCGACGAGCGGCACGGTTCGCCTGCTCGGCCGCGCGCTCGACCAGCTCGACGAGGACGAGCGCGCCGCGCTGCGCAACGGTGCAGTCGGGTTCGTGTTCCAGTCGTTCCAGTTGATGCCGCACCTGACGGCGCTCGAAAACGTGATGCTGCCGCTCGAACTGCAGGGCGGCATCAGCGCGCGCGATGCGGCCAACCGCGCACGGGCGCTGCTCGTGCAGGTCGGTCTCGGCGAACGCACCGCGCATTATCCGAAGCTGCTGTCGGGCGGCGAGCAGCAGCGTGTCGCGCTTGCGCGTGCATTCGTCACGCACCCGGCGATCCTGTTTGCCGACGAGCCGACCGGCAGCCTCGACGCGGCGACGGGGCACGCGGTCATCGACCTGATGTTCGAACTGAACCGCACGCACGGCGCAACGCTCGTGCTCGTCACGCACGATGCCGAACTCGCGCGCCGCTGCGCGACGACCGTGACGCTCGACACCGGACGCATCGTCGAGCCGCACGCGGCGCAACGCGGCGCCTGA
- a CDS encoding arylesterase — protein MDTTFRWKRRAALAALLGTLLAATAPARAVTAPAPTSGQPVIVVLGDSLSAEYGLPRDTGWVALLRQRLTTERIDYSVANASVSGDTTSGGRARLPAVLQRLKPSIVVVELGSNDALRGVPLATTEQNLRDIIAGARRAQAKVVLVGMYVPPNYGPDYTQKFHAVYTRLSKDLGVPLVPFLLAGIENKPEMFQADQMHPAQQAQGILLDNVWPALKPLLGKPRG, from the coding sequence ATGGACACGACATTTCGCTGGAAAAGACGCGCGGCGCTCGCCGCGCTGCTGGGCACCCTGCTGGCCGCAACCGCGCCTGCACGCGCCGTGACGGCGCCGGCCCCGACATCGGGCCAGCCGGTGATCGTCGTGCTCGGCGACAGCCTGTCGGCCGAATACGGGCTGCCGCGCGACACGGGCTGGGTTGCGTTGCTGCGGCAGCGGCTCACGACCGAGCGAATCGATTATAGCGTCGCGAACGCCAGCGTCAGCGGCGACACCACGAGCGGCGGCCGCGCGCGGCTGCCCGCGGTGCTGCAGCGGCTCAAGCCTTCGATCGTCGTCGTCGAACTCGGTTCGAACGATGCGCTGCGCGGCGTGCCGCTCGCGACGACCGAGCAGAACCTGCGCGACATCATCGCCGGCGCGCGGCGCGCACAGGCGAAGGTCGTGCTGGTCGGCATGTACGTGCCGCCCAATTACGGGCCCGATTACACGCAGAAGTTCCACGCCGTCTATACACGGCTGTCGAAGGATCTCGGCGTGCCGCTCGTGCCGTTCCTGCTGGCCGGCATCGAGAACAAGCCCGAGATGTTCCAGGCCGACCAGATGCATCCCGCGCAGCAGGCGCAGGGCATTCTGCTCGACAACGTCTGGCCGGCATTGAAGCCGCTGCTCGGCAAGCCGCGCGGCTGA
- a CDS encoding FAD-dependent oxidoreductase, whose protein sequence is MDVIVIGGGISGVATAYQLRAAGHHVCVVERHATVAQGATYGDGGALLPSPLDVWFGPTFMRQPRDSGIVYKPGFNGGVRRFVKQLGTLREPDAFAAQYARLRPLIDASRDTLADIETRLELEFEQKPGILHVVRDPRDWEAMQPALDLLRTLDQPYRTLSADECAALEPSVPAEPGFAGGVLLETERTGNCPLFAKLVKQTLDEHGVQFRFGADVAAIRVDTGRAAVELVPSGNRNAANAREVDVISADAIVVAAGAGSLSLLERLGWHLPLHPVRVHTLTAPVAYEEHAPHLSVVDSIKRISITRTHQRLRIGGGAVLQSLPDTAKPLAEPLSEAALALLGQAVHDWVPGAARISAALSWQGTQLLSPDGLPVVGPTPHPRVFVNFGHGPTGWGLACGSAKVVTDYLGGDVQDWPPDTLAALRAERFTT, encoded by the coding sequence ATGGATGTCATCGTCATCGGCGGCGGAATCAGCGGCGTCGCCACCGCCTACCAGTTGCGCGCGGCCGGCCACCACGTGTGCGTGGTCGAACGCCACGCGACCGTCGCGCAGGGCGCGACCTACGGCGACGGCGGCGCACTGCTGCCGAGCCCGCTCGACGTCTGGTTCGGCCCGACCTTCATGCGCCAGCCGCGTGACAGCGGGATCGTCTACAAGCCGGGCTTCAACGGCGGCGTGCGCCGCTTCGTCAAGCAGCTCGGCACGCTGCGCGAGCCCGACGCGTTCGCCGCGCAGTACGCGCGGCTGCGCCCGCTGATCGACGCATCGCGCGACACGCTCGCCGACATCGAAACACGCCTAGAACTCGAATTCGAACAGAAGCCCGGCATCCTGCACGTCGTGCGCGATCCGCGCGACTGGGAAGCGATGCAGCCCGCGCTCGACCTGCTGCGCACGCTCGACCAGCCGTACCGCACGCTGAGCGCCGACGAATGCGCGGCGCTCGAACCGTCGGTGCCGGCCGAGCCCGGCTTCGCCGGCGGCGTGCTGCTCGAGACCGAGCGCACCGGGAACTGCCCGCTGTTCGCGAAACTGGTCAAGCAGACGCTCGACGAGCACGGCGTGCAGTTCCGCTTCGGCGCGGACGTTGCCGCGATCCGCGTCGACACCGGCCGCGCCGCGGTCGAACTCGTCCCGTCCGGCAACCGGAACGCGGCGAATGCGCGCGAAGTCGACGTGATTTCCGCCGACGCGATCGTGGTCGCCGCCGGCGCCGGCAGCCTGTCGCTGCTCGAACGGCTCGGCTGGCACCTGCCGCTGCATCCGGTGCGGGTCCACACGCTCACCGCGCCGGTCGCCTACGAAGAGCACGCGCCGCACCTGAGCGTCGTCGATTCGATCAAGCGGATCTCGATCACGCGCACCCACCAGCGGCTGCGCATCGGCGGCGGCGCCGTGCTGCAGAGCCTGCCCGACACCGCGAAGCCGCTCGCCGAGCCGCTGTCCGAGGCCGCGCTCGCGCTGCTCGGCCAGGCCGTCCACGATTGGGTCCCCGGTGCCGCCCGGATCTCGGCCGCGCTGTCGTGGCAAGGCACGCAACTGCTGTCGCCGGACGGCCTGCCCGTCGTGGGTCCGACCCCGCATCCGCGCGTGTTCGTCAATTTCGGGCACGGCCCGACCGGCTGGGGGCTCGCGTGCGGGTCTGCTAAAGTGGTGACCGACTACCTGGGCGGCGACGTGCAGGACTGGCCCCCCGACACGCTCGCCGCGCTGCGCGCCGAGCGCTTCACGACCTGA
- the lon gene encoding endopeptidase La, giving the protein MSGTQLLPPERITLPLLPLRDVVVFPHMVIPLFVGRPKSIKALEAAMEGGKHIMLVAQKTAAKDEPTEKDMYEVGCIANILQMLKLPDGTVKVLVEGLQRAKALSIEEQETQFSCEVMPLEPDHADSAETEALRRAIVSQFDQYVKLNKKIPPEILTSLSGIDEAGRLADMIAERLPLKLDQKQHILEMFPVIERLEHLLAQLEAEIDILQVEKRIRGRVKRQMEKSQREYYLNEQVKAIQKELGEGEEGADLEELEKRINAARMPKEAKKKADAELKKLKLMSPMSAEATVVRNYIDTLIGLPWRKKSKVNNDLSNAEQVLDEDHFGLEKVKERILEYLAVQQRVDKVKAPILCLVGPPGVGKTSLGQSIARATNRKFVRMALGGVRDEAEIRGHRRTYIGSMPGKILQSLTKVGVRNPLFLLDEVDKMGMDFRGDPSSALLEVLDPEQNHTFADHYIEVDFDLSDVMFVATSNSLNIPPPLLDRMEVIRLSGYTEDEKVSIAQRYLLPKQKKNNGLKEGEIEVTEQAIRDIIRYYTREAGVRSLEREVSKICRKVVKMLLLKKASGAIKVDGENLDTFLGVRKYDFGLAAKENQVGQVTGLAWTEVGGDLLTIEAAVMPGKGNVIRTGSLGDVMKESVEAARSVVRSRSRRLGIKDEAFEKQDIHIHVPEGATPKDGPSAGGAMTTALVSVLTGIPVRADVAMTGEITLRGEVLPIGGLKEKLLAAHRGGIKLVLIPEENVKDLAEIPDNVKNAIEIVPVRWIDKVLELALERSPTPLPPEEEAKAAAPVGEAAKDAGSTEVVKH; this is encoded by the coding sequence ATGTCAGGCACCCAACTTCTCCCGCCGGAACGCATCACGCTCCCGCTGCTGCCGCTGCGGGATGTTGTCGTTTTCCCGCACATGGTGATTCCGCTCTTCGTGGGCCGGCCGAAATCGATCAAGGCCCTCGAAGCAGCGATGGAAGGCGGCAAGCACATCATGCTCGTCGCCCAGAAAACCGCGGCCAAGGACGAACCGACCGAAAAGGACATGTACGAGGTCGGTTGTATTGCCAACATCCTGCAGATGCTGAAGCTGCCGGACGGCACCGTGAAGGTGCTCGTCGAGGGCCTGCAGCGCGCGAAGGCGTTGTCGATCGAAGAACAGGAGACGCAGTTCTCCTGCGAAGTGATGCCGCTCGAGCCGGATCATGCCGACAGCGCTGAAACGGAAGCGCTGCGCCGCGCGATCGTGTCGCAGTTCGACCAGTACGTGAAGCTGAACAAGAAGATCCCGCCGGAGATTCTCACGTCGCTGTCGGGCATCGACGAAGCAGGGCGCCTCGCCGACATGATCGCCGAGCGTCTGCCGCTGAAACTCGACCAGAAGCAGCACATCCTCGAGATGTTCCCGGTCATCGAGCGCCTCGAGCACCTGCTCGCGCAGCTCGAAGCCGAGATCGACATCCTGCAGGTCGAAAAGCGCATCCGCGGGCGCGTGAAGCGCCAGATGGAAAAGAGCCAGCGCGAGTACTACCTGAACGAGCAGGTCAAGGCGATCCAGAAGGAACTGGGCGAAGGCGAGGAGGGTGCCGATCTCGAGGAGCTCGAGAAGCGCATCAACGCCGCGCGCATGCCGAAGGAAGCCAAGAAGAAGGCCGATGCCGAGCTGAAGAAGCTGAAGCTGATGTCGCCGATGTCGGCGGAAGCGACCGTCGTGCGCAACTACATCGACACGCTGATCGGGCTGCCGTGGCGCAAGAAGAGCAAGGTCAACAACGACCTGTCGAACGCCGAGCAGGTGCTCGACGAGGATCACTTCGGCCTCGAGAAGGTCAAGGAACGCATCCTCGAGTACCTCGCGGTGCAACAGCGCGTCGACAAGGTCAAGGCGCCGATCCTGTGCCTCGTCGGGCCCCCGGGCGTCGGCAAGACCTCGCTCGGCCAGTCGATCGCCCGCGCGACGAACCGCAAGTTCGTCCGGATGGCGCTCGGCGGCGTGCGTGACGAAGCCGAGATCCGCGGCCACCGCCGTACGTATATCGGTTCGATGCCGGGCAAGATCCTGCAGAGCCTCACGAAGGTCGGCGTGCGCAATCCGCTCTTCCTGCTCGACGAAGTCGACAAGATGGGCATGGATTTCCGCGGCGATCCGTCGTCGGCGCTGCTCGAAGTGCTCGATCCGGAACAGAATCACACGTTCGCCGACCACTACATCGAGGTCGACTTCGACCTGTCGGACGTGATGTTCGTCGCGACGTCGAACTCGCTGAACATCCCGCCGCCGCTGCTCGACCGGATGGAAGTGATCCGTCTGTCGGGCTACACGGAAGACGAGAAGGTCAGCATCGCGCAGCGTTACCTGCTGCCGAAGCAGAAGAAGAACAACGGGCTGAAGGAAGGCGAGATCGAAGTCACCGAACAGGCGATCCGCGACATCATCCGCTACTACACGCGCGAAGCCGGTGTGCGTTCGCTCGAGCGGGAAGTGTCGAAGATCTGCCGCAAGGTCGTGAAGATGCTGCTGCTGAAGAAGGCATCGGGCGCGATCAAGGTCGATGGCGAGAACCTCGATACGTTCCTCGGCGTGCGCAAGTACGACTTCGGCCTCGCGGCGAAGGAAAACCAGGTCGGTCAGGTGACGGGCCTCGCGTGGACGGAAGTCGGCGGCGACCTGCTGACGATCGAAGCCGCGGTGATGCCGGGCAAGGGCAACGTGATCCGCACGGGTTCGCTCGGCGACGTGATGAAGGAGTCGGTCGAGGCTGCGCGTTCGGTCGTGCGTTCGCGTTCGCGCCGTCTGGGCATCAAGGACGAAGCGTTCGAGAAGCAGGACATCCACATCCACGTGCCGGAAGGCGCGACGCCGAAGGACGGTCCGTCCGCGGGCGGTGCGATGACGACCGCGCTGGTGTCGGTGCTGACGGGTATCCCCGTGCGTGCCGATGTCGCGATGACGGGCGAAATCACGTTGCGTGGCGAAGTGTTGCCGATCGGCGGGCTGAAGGAAAAGCTGCTGGCTGCGCATCGCGGCGGCATCAAGCTCGTGCTGATCCCGGAAGAGAACGTGAAGGATCTCGCCGAAATTCCGGACAACGTGAAGAACGCGATCGAGATCGTGCCGGTCCGCTGGATCGACAAGGTGCTGGAGCTCGCGCTCGAGCGTTCGCCGACTCCGCTGCCGCCGGAAGAAGAAGCGAAGGCAGCGGCGCCGGTCGGCGAGGCGGCGAAGGATGCCGGCTCGACGGAAGTCGTCAAGCACTGA